The following proteins are encoded in a genomic region of Liolophura sinensis isolate JHLJ2023 chromosome 7, CUHK_Ljap_v2, whole genome shotgun sequence:
- the LOC135469823 gene encoding multidrug and toxin extrusion protein 1-like: MATNQDGTTSGVVSDAHGEDKTTRGDCPPNSGGNWVNPDKPSLIQKCFPTGLKEELKQLIKISWPIALTSFFTFSFTPIALIFCGHLGKEELDAAALATSVSLQFWGNGGDRSSGDRSGSDR, translated from the exons ATGGCGACGAATCAGGACGGCACAACATCCGGTGTGGTGTCAGACGCACATGGCGAAGATAAGACAACTCGCGGAGATTGTCCTCCAAACTCAGGAG GGAATTGGGTAAATCCGGACAAGCCCTCGTTAATCCAGAAATGCTTTCCTACAGGTTTGAAGGAAGAGCTCAAGCAACTGATCAAAATTTCTTGGCCCATT GCCCTGACTTCTTTCTTTACCTTCTCTTTTACCCCAATCGCATTGATTTTCTGTGGTCATTTGGGGAAGGAGGAACTCGATGCAGCAGCTCTGGCTACTTCGGTGAGTTTACAGTTTTGGGGTAACGGTGGTGATAGGAGTAGTGGTGACAGGAGTGGTAGTGATAGATAG